The Desulfonatronospira thiodismutans ASO3-1 DNA segment CAGTGTATCGCCATGTTCCGGGAATGCCGCCAGTCCCGCACTAATGTTCATATTCACAGCCTTTCCAGCGCTGGTATCAAACTGCGGGTTCCACTTTTCCAGAATTTTGCCCGCTACTTCTTCTGCTTCCCTGGGGTTTTTCATCTGGGGCAGTATCACTGCGAACTCGTCCCCTCCAAGCCTGGCCGGAATATCGGATTCCCTTAGACAACTCTTGATGCGCCTGGCGGTTTCCACGAGGACCTCATCACCTGCTGCATGTCCCAGCCTGTCGTTTATCTCCTTGAACCCGTCAAGATCCAGGTAAAGCATGCCGACAAAATTGCCGTAACGCCTGGCCTGGGAAAGAACATGTTCCAGCCTGTCCATGAACAGGTTCCTGTTGCCAAGTCCGGTCAGGGAATCGTACATGGCCATGTACTCGCATTTCTGCCTGCTTTTCTCCTGCTGGGTGATGTCCAGGGACATGAGCACCACCCCGGCATGGCCCCCTGCTGAATCCTGCATGGGGTAGCCGTTGTTGTACCAGTACCTGCCGTCATTAAAACTCACCCGGCCGCTGGATGGCCGGCCGGAGACAAAAGTATCCTGGACAGGACAGTCCTGGCAGGGAGTATCAGCGCTGTGCAGTATTTCATGGCAGGTCCTGCCGGATATTTGTGCGAAATCCTTACCTATATTATCCTGAGCAGCCCTGTTGGCCCAGAGAATATTGTATCCCTTGTCCATGTAAAGCATCATCTCCTGGATGCTGTCCAGGATCAAGTGCAAAGCCCTGCCCTGCTGCCGCAGTTCCTGCTGTGCCTGCCTGGCCTTGATGCGGGCCTTGATCATGGGCAGAAGCTCTTGGGGGTTGATGGGCTTGACAATATAGTCGTCCGCCCCCCGGGCAAGGGTTTCAGCCATTTCACTCCTGGGAGCCCAGGCAGACATTATAAGCACACTTGGATCGTTAAACGCCGGCTCGGACTTGATCCTGGAACACAGCTCCAGTCCTATTTCATCCGGGAGGTACACATCCAGCAGAATTATTTCAGGGCGTTCCCTGCCGACGATATCCATGGCCTGTTGCCCGGTATCGGCTTTAAATACCTGGTAACCAGCATTTTCCAGGTGAAATACGATAAAATCCAGGGTGCTGCGATCATCGTCAACAACAAGTATCCTGGCGGATTGAAAATTTTCCATATTGATTTCCTGATTCAACAGTTAGTTGAAAAAAATAAAGAAAGGGTATGTTCTTTATGAAAAGCGCTTACTGGTAAATGATTGCAAAAATAATTGCCATGCTCTGGGAAAATCCTGCGCTTCCCGGTATGCCGATAGTTAAGCATGTATTAGTGTCGATACAGTGTTATTTCGTACCTGATATTTCCGTGAGGTCAATAATAAATATCAAAGGCCTGACATGCAGTCATAACTCCTGCTTAAGCCTTTCCAGTTCCGCCTTGAGGGCCTCCAGCTCCAGGCGGACCATTTCTGTGTCGCTTTTTCTGGCGGCATGATCCAGGGCCTCCGCCCTCTGCCTGGCGGCCTCGGCGCACAGGGTGCCCAGGGCCCCCTTGAACTTGTGAGCCAGCCGGGCCAGGCCCTGCATGTCCCCGGACCCGCTTTGGTCCTCCAGTTCCTGCATATACCCCGGCATTTCCTCCTGCATGAAGCGCTGGAACATGCCGGCCCAGAGTTCCCTGTCCCCGGCAAAACGCAGTTCAAGGTCTTTTGTACTGATGACTTCTGCACCGCTGCAGGCAAAATCCTGCTCCTGCACCTGGTAGCTCTGTGCTTCCCGGCCGGATTCATCCCTTACTGATACAAGGCTCTCTATTTCCCGGAAAAGATCCTCCGGGTCTACGGGCTTGGAAACATATCCGTCCATGCCGGACTGCAGAAACTCTTGTCTTTCTTCAGGCATGGCATAGGCGGTCAAAGCAATAATGGGGACCCTGCCCGAATCCCGCGGTCCCACATCAGATGTCCGCCCACTGGACTCTTCCTTCTCCCTGATCCTCCTGGCGGTCTCCAGTCCATCTATGTCGGGCATCTGTATATCCATGAGCACCAGGTCGAACTGTCCAGGCACAAACGCCTGCACCGCTTCCAGCCCGTTCCCGGCTATAACGGCCTGGTGTCCCTTCTGTTTCAGGACAAAACGGATGTAGTCCTGGTTGAGCTTCACGTCTTCCGCCACCAGGATCTTCAACTGCCTGGAAAAGGAGACGGCTGATTGAGTGTCAGAGCGCTTTTCCCCTGCAGTATGCTCCGCGGGTATGGCAAAAGGCAGGCTGAAGGAAAAGATGCTGCCGGCCCCGGGGATGCTCTGAGCCTGAATATCTCCGCCCATCATCTGCACCAGCCTGTTGGATATGGCCAGTCCCAGCCCTGTTCCCTGGTGCTTTTTGCCGTAGGTGCTGTCCGCCTGGGTGAAGCTGTCGAACAGGCGGGGCAGAAAATCTTCCTTTATGCCCACCCCGGTGTCCTCAACCTCAAAATTTAGACGGGCCTTTCCGGATGCGGCCTGCACAGGCCTGACCCTGAGAATGACCCGGCCCTGGGAGGTGAACTTGACGGCATTGCTCACCAGGTTGCGCAGCACCTGCTCCAGGCGGTACTGATCCCCGCACAGTCTCCGGGGGATGCCCGGTGCCGTATCCAGTTGCAGCTCTATATTTTTTTCCCCGGCCTGGATGGAATAAAGGTCCATGACCCTTTTGAAAAGAGACTGCGGATCAAATTCCTGGTGCTCGATTTCCAACTTGCCCGCCTCTACCTTGGACAGATCCAGAATATCGTTTATGATCTGCTGCAGGGACCTGGCCGATTCCAGGGTCATTTTCATAAGTCTTCTGGATTCTTCATCGTCGGTCCTGGCAGAGACCATCTCCAGTGCCCCCATGATCCCGGCCATGGGGGTGCGGATCTCGTGACTCATATTGGCCAGGAATTCGCTCTTGGCCTTGCTGGCCGCCTCGGCCTGCTCCTTGGCTACTATAAGCTCAATCTCGTCTTTTTTACGTTGAGTTATATCCCTTAGCTGCTCAATAATATATAGTATCTCTCCCTGCTCATTGAATATGGGATTGCTGCGGCAATCCATGTAGACATCCAATTCCGGGACGTATTTTTCCACCTGCTGCAGGGTTCCTGTATTGAGGGCCTCCCTGGTTGCGCACACCTCGCACTCCCTGTCCCGGCCTATGAGTTCAAAACATTTCCTGCCCGCCACCTGCTCCGGGGACTTGTTCAGGGCCTGGTACCCGGCCTGGTTGTAGCGTTTTATACTGTGATCCGGGTACTGGATGGCCAGGATATCCGGAATGCCGTTTATTATACCCTCCAGGAGCTGGTTCTGCTTTGTCAGTTCTCTCTCGGCCTGCTTACGCCCGCTGATATCCGAATATATGGAGTATCCACCCACAATTTCACCGGCCACATATACAGGACCGCCCTTGATGAGAACATCCAGAGGCTGTCCGTCCCTGCAGTAGCGCACGGTCTCTTTTTCCACGTTTTCTCCCTCCAGTACGCTGGAGGAAATATAATCGTCAGCCAGGCGCTCAGGATCCACCACCCGGTTTACCTGCTTTCCCCGGATCTCTTCCAGGGTATAGCCGAACATGGCAGTAAAGCGGCTGTTTATATTGAAGATCAGGTGCGAGGTGTCGAAAAAGACCATGGCGTCTTTGGTATTTTCAAAGATGGACTCAAAGTGCGACCTGCGGACTTCGGCCTCACGAGTCGCCTGCCGGCGCTGGCTTACATCCATAAACACCGTGGCAAACCTGTTCAGGCCGACCTTGTAGGCATTTATAAGAAATGACCTGCCCAGGGACTCTACTTCTTCTTCGAAGCTTACTGACCTGCCGCCAAGGACCACCCGGGCATATGTATCCAGAAAAGGCGGGTCCTGCTGCCTGCCGAACACCTGGCCGGCTGTCCGGCCTGTGACCTGGGAGGCCTTGAGCCCGGTATGCCTTTCAAATCCCTGGTTTACATCTAAGTACCTGTAATCCACCGGGTTACCGTGCTTATCCAAAACCAGTTCATGCAGGGCGATTCCCATGGGGGCATTCTCCGCAAGGAGACGGAATTTATCCTCGCTTTCAGCCAGTGAATCCTGCAGACGTCTCTGGTCGGTTATATCATCGGCCGAGCAGACCACGTATTTTACTCGGCCATCGCGGTCCAGGCCCGGGGATTTTTTAATGGACAGAAGACGCAGTTCTCCAGAGGCATCGGGCACCCACTCTTCTGTCTGCAGGGATTCCCCGGTTTCAAAGACCTCCCTGTTGCCGGGCCGGCAAACTTCCACCACGTCAACAGGAAAAAGGTCGTACAGACTGGCATATGAGACTTCCTGCACCTGCATGCCCAGAAAATCCGCATGGGCCTTGTTCACCGCCCCATAAGTATATTCATTGACCAGGTACCAGACCTGGGTGGCAATGTTGTCCAGAAGAATCCTCTGGCTTGCCTCGCTGCGGCGAAGCTCATCCTCCGGCTTGTTTCTGTCTTTCATAAAGGGTCCCTTATAAGATGTGACTGCAGAAAGTCACTTTTGCAGTCACAGACGTCAGAGATCAGACGTCAGATGTCAGTAAAATCAAATATTTATATAGATTATTGATTTCTGAATTATTCATTTTCTCGACTTTTTGCAGCTGCACCTTATAATCATCAAGAATCTCTTGATCCAGGTCACTTGGAAGATCCTTTAGTTCAAAATAAAACGATATTATCCTTCTCCTGATTTCTTTTTCTTTATCTATCCTGAGATGCCTCGTAAATCAACAGTTGCTTACCCAGTCACGCTTCAGGTGAAGACAGACCTGGCCCTTGCCGCAGCTTTTTTGGGCTTGATTTCGGCGCAAAAATCTGAATATATCCAGGGCATGGGTAAGCATATGGTCATACCTGCCCACGGCGGATTCAAAAAGCTGCGCAGCTTCGCGGTATCTCTAACTGTGCATGATGGTACGGTAATTTTCTGTGGCAGGTTTATCCGCAAGACATCCAGGACCAGGGACCAGATGGAGCAGGCCGCCAGAAGCACTGTACAGAATATCGTGGAGGGATCACTGGCCTCGGGCACCTCAAAAAAGTCTGAACTGAAGCTGACCAATGTGGCCCGGGCCAGCCTGGGAGAGCTGATCCAGGACTACGAAGACTATCTGCGCCAGAACAGCCTGCTCATATGGGACAAGGATTCCAGGATAGTCCTGGCCATGCGCCGTCGCCTGGCCGGTAAACTCCCGCCCCCGCAAAACGCTCCACCCCCGGACAAAGACCCGCACCAGGAGCAGCAGGTTCTGGATGAGCCCCTGCTGGCTGCCCTGACAGCCATGCGCATAAAGCCAGCCGAGACCTGCGCCAACATCATGCTCTGTCTGGCCCACCAGGCCAGTTTTCTGCTGGGCAGGCAGCTTAAGCGCCTGGAAAAGGATTTTCTGGAAAAAGGCGGCTTCACCGAGCGCATGTATCAAGCCCGGACCAGGTCCAGGCAGGGAGGAGTCCGGGAGCCTGCAGCGCCCTGGAATCCGGAAGCGAGGGCTCTGGGCATGTCGGATACGTCGGACCTGTCGGACACGTCGGACCTGTCAGACCTGTCAGACCTGTCAGACCTGTCGGACCAATCCGACACCCCGCCCTTCTAACCCTCCTGAAGAAGCGAACGTATGAGCCTGGAAAACTCCCCCATGCTGAACGGCTTCTGCATGAGGGCATCAACCTGAAGAGCTGATTTCTCCGGGGTGTCTGCCCCGGCGTGCCCGGTACACATGATCACAGGCAGGCCCGGCCGGAGTTCCTTGACCTTCCGGGCCAGTTCCTGGCCGGAGGTTCCGGGCATACTCAGGTCCGTCACCAGCAGATCATAATCTTCCGGCTGCTCCTTGAACACTTCCCAGGCCCGATCTCCGCTGGAAAAACCGCAGACCATGTATCCCAGGCTTTCCAGAGCACGCACTCCCCAATTGACTATTTCCTCCTGGTCGTCCACGAAAAGGATACTGCCCCTGCCCCGGACCACTTCCCCGGAAGGCTCCCTGCCTTTGTCCGATTCTGCCGGTATACCCTGCTCAACCGGCACTGCAGGTATATACACCCTGAAAAGACTGCCCTGTCCAGGAGTACTGTACACCATCACCCGCCCGGCAAGTTCCTGTAAAATGCCGTGGACCACGGACAGGCCAAGCCCAGTGCCCTTGCCCCTGGGCTTGGTGGAAAAAAAAGGATCAAAAATTCGCTCCTGCATTTCCGGCTCGATTCCGCAACCTGTATCCTGTATCTCCAGCAGCAGGTATCTGCCCCGGGGCAGATCATGGCCTGCTTCCTGGCAGGTGGCGTCCAGGTCTGCGCCTTTTAGGCCAACATCTATGTTGCCTCCCCGAGGCATGGCCTGCAGGGCGTTGGTGCACAGGTTCATGACTATCTGGTGTATCCACACCGGATCAGCCACCACCATGGGGGGATCATCCCCAATATCCACATTCAGCTGGATGTTTACTGGCACGGTTGCACCCAGAAGCTTCATGGCCTCCTTTAGAACCGGCTTGACCTGCATGGGGGCCTTGGTGGTTTCTTTCTGACCGCTGAAGGTCAAAATCTGCTGCACCAGGTCCCTGGCCCTCTGTACAGTGCGCAGGGAACTCTGCAGATACTCCCTGGGCCTGCCTTCATCGGACATATTCATCAGTGCCAGTTCGGTAAAGCCCTGGATCCCCATGAGGGAATTGTTGAAATCATGGGCTATCCCTCCGGCCAGAGTACCTATGGCCTCCATCTTCTGGGCCTGTTGCAGCTGCTTCTGCAGATTCTGCCTTTCAGTGATATCCCGGATCATGAGTACATAATTTACTATCTCCCCGGTCTTCTTGTTTTTTACCGGAGATACAGACACCTCCACCTCCCGGACATAACCGGACTTGTCCCTGAGATTGACCTGCTCCCTCCACGGCCGCTTCCAGCCGTCATCATCCGCTACTCCATTATTTTTCAGGCTTATCCCGGGGATCAGTTCCCTGAGCTTGGGAATCAGCTCACTGGCCCTGAATCCGCTTGTTTCATCGAAAAAAGGATTGACGTAGACAACATTGAGGCGGCTGTCAGTGAGAACTATACCCTCGCCGCTCTGCTCCAGAGCTTCGGCCTGCATGGAGGTCTGCTCCAGAAGTTCCATAAGCTTGTCTTCCACTCGCTTCTGCTGGGTGACATCCTGCAGGACTCCACTGACTATGCCCGCCTTTGACAGGGAGTCCTTCTGACCGCTGATCCTCAAAAACCGCTCCTCCCTATCCCTTCGCCTGAAGCAGAAGTCCCCGGAAAACCACTCCTTTGGAGCCAGAGAACTTAC contains these protein-coding regions:
- a CDS encoding PAS domain S-box protein yields the protein MKDRNKPEDELRRSEASQRILLDNIATQVWYLVNEYTYGAVNKAHADFLGMQVQEVSYASLYDLFPVDVVEVCRPGNREVFETGESLQTEEWVPDASGELRLLSIKKSPGLDRDGRVKYVVCSADDITDQRRLQDSLAESEDKFRLLAENAPMGIALHELVLDKHGNPVDYRYLDVNQGFERHTGLKASQVTGRTAGQVFGRQQDPPFLDTYARVVLGGRSVSFEEEVESLGRSFLINAYKVGLNRFATVFMDVSQRRQATREAEVRRSHFESIFENTKDAMVFFDTSHLIFNINSRFTAMFGYTLEEIRGKQVNRVVDPERLADDYISSSVLEGENVEKETVRYCRDGQPLDVLIKGGPVYVAGEIVGGYSIYSDISGRKQAERELTKQNQLLEGIINGIPDILAIQYPDHSIKRYNQAGYQALNKSPEQVAGRKCFELIGRDRECEVCATREALNTGTLQQVEKYVPELDVYMDCRSNPIFNEQGEILYIIEQLRDITQRKKDEIELIVAKEQAEAASKAKSEFLANMSHEIRTPMAGIMGALEMVSARTDDEESRRLMKMTLESARSLQQIINDILDLSKVEAGKLEIEHQEFDPQSLFKRVMDLYSIQAGEKNIELQLDTAPGIPRRLCGDQYRLEQVLRNLVSNAVKFTSQGRVILRVRPVQAASGKARLNFEVEDTGVGIKEDFLPRLFDSFTQADSTYGKKHQGTGLGLAISNRLVQMMGGDIQAQSIPGAGSIFSFSLPFAIPAEHTAGEKRSDTQSAVSFSRQLKILVAEDVKLNQDYIRFVLKQKGHQAVIAGNGLEAVQAFVPGQFDLVLMDIQMPDIDGLETARRIREKEESSGRTSDVGPRDSGRVPIIALTAYAMPEERQEFLQSGMDGYVSKPVDPEDLFREIESLVSVRDESGREAQSYQVQEQDFACSGAEVISTKDLELRFAGDRELWAGMFQRFMQEEMPGYMQELEDQSGSGDMQGLARLAHKFKGALGTLCAEAARQRAEALDHAARKSDTEMVRLELEALKAELERLKQEL
- a CDS encoding GGDEF domain-containing response regulator; the encoded protein is MENFQSARILVVDDDRSTLDFIVFHLENAGYQVFKADTGQQAMDIVGRERPEIILLDVYLPDEIGLELCSRIKSEPAFNDPSVLIMSAWAPRSEMAETLARGADDYIVKPINPQELLPMIKARIKARQAQQELRQQGRALHLILDSIQEMMLYMDKGYNILWANRAAQDNIGKDFAQISGRTCHEILHSADTPCQDCPVQDTFVSGRPSSGRVSFNDGRYWYNNGYPMQDSAGGHAGVVLMSLDITQQEKSRQKCEYMAMYDSLTGLGNRNLFMDRLEHVLSQARRYGNFVGMLYLDLDGFKEINDRLGHAAGDEVLVETARRIKSCLRESDIPARLGGDEFAVILPQMKNPREAEEVAGKILEKWNPQFDTSAGKAVNMNISAGLAAFPEHGDTLDRLVNTADKAMYQAKKTKGPSFVWAGEIQ
- a CDS encoding four helix bundle suffix domain-containing protein translates to MISAQKSEYIQGMGKHMVIPAHGGFKKLRSFAVSLTVHDGTVIFCGRFIRKTSRTRDQMEQAARSTVQNIVEGSLASGTSKKSELKLTNVARASLGELIQDYEDYLRQNSLLIWDKDSRIVLAMRRRLAGKLPPPQNAPPPDKDPHQEQQVLDEPLLAALTAMRIKPAETCANIMLCLAHQASFLLGRQLKRLEKDFLEKGGFTERMYQARTRSRQGGVREPAAPWNPEARALGMSDTSDLSDTSDLSDLSDLSDLSDQSDTPPF
- a CDS encoding ATP-binding response regulator; the protein is MQDHSILLVGLETLDREKVLQALEDAGFVKSRVQEVHSGEEAVRVFRETPFDLVLAEQSMEWMSGLELAGLICDDKWKRETRVVLLAGVDDLGQRDVKKAARTGVDDIIFKPLNHQTLPARLSFLVSKNAHASGCQLHICSTASKSGLGYWEYNSLTGGFFYSQSVYEILGYPRGHEPLDNYILHTHLEPGHMQQLEKKVSSLAPKEWFSGDFCFRRRDREERFLRISGQKDSLSKAGIVSGVLQDVTQQKRVEDKLMELLEQTSMQAEALEQSGEGIVLTDSRLNVVYVNPFFDETSGFRASELIPKLRELIPGISLKNNGVADDDGWKRPWREQVNLRDKSGYVREVEVSVSPVKNKKTGEIVNYVLMIRDITERQNLQKQLQQAQKMEAIGTLAGGIAHDFNNSLMGIQGFTELALMNMSDEGRPREYLQSSLRTVQRARDLVQQILTFSGQKETTKAPMQVKPVLKEAMKLLGATVPVNIQLNVDIGDDPPMVVADPVWIHQIVMNLCTNALQAMPRGGNIDVGLKGADLDATCQEAGHDLPRGRYLLLEIQDTGCGIEPEMQERIFDPFFSTKPRGKGTGLGLSVVHGILQELAGRVMVYSTPGQGSLFRVYIPAVPVEQGIPAESDKGREPSGEVVRGRGSILFVDDQEEIVNWGVRALESLGYMVCGFSSGDRAWEVFKEQPEDYDLLVTDLSMPGTSGQELARKVKELRPGLPVIMCTGHAGADTPEKSALQVDALMQKPFSMGEFSRLIRSLLQEG